Genomic segment of Rhodocaloribacter litoris:
ACGTGGCCGGCTGGATCCTCGAGCTCGACCGGGGCCGCGGCATCCCCTTCGAGGGCAACTACACGGCGTGGCTGGAGCAGAAGCGGCAGCGGCTGGCCGTCGAAGAGAAGCAGGCCTCGAAGCGGCAGAAGGCCCTGGAGCGCGAGCTCGAATGGGTGCGCACCAGCCCGAAGGGCCGCCACGCCAAGAGCAAGGCCCGCATCGCCGCCTACGAGCGTATGCTGGAGGAACAGCAGGAGGCCCGCGACGAGTCCGTCGAGATCCCCATCCCGCCGGGGCCGCGCCTGGGCCAGACGGTCATCGAGGCCGAGGCCGTGGCCAAAGCCTACGGGGACAAGCTGCTCTTCGAGGACCTCACCTTCAGCCTCCCGCCCGGCGGCATCATCGGCGTCATCGGACCCAACGGCGCGGGCAAAACGACCCTATTCCGCCTGATCACCGGCCAGGAGGAGCCCGACGCCGGCACCCTCCGCCTCGGCGAGACGGTGGTGCTCGGCTACGTGGACCAGAACCGCCCGCTCGACCCCACGAAGACCGTCTGGGAGGAGATCTCCGGCGGGCACGACGTGATCCGGCTCGGCAACCGCGAGATCAATTCGCGCGCCTACGTGGGGCGGTTCAACTTCAGCGGCAGCGACCAGCAGAAGCTCGTCTCCGAGCTCTCCGGCGGCGAGCGCAACCGCGTCCACCTGGCCAAGATGCTCAAGGAGGGCGCCAACGTGCTGCTGCTCGACGAGCCCACGAACGACCTCGACGTGAACACGCTCCGGGCGCTCGAAGAAGCCCTCCTGAACTTCGCCGGGTGCGCCGTGGTCATCTCGCACGACCGCTGGTTCCTCGACCGCATCGCCACGCACATCCTGGCCTTCGAGGGTGACAGCCGCGTCTACTGGTTCGAGGGCAACTACGCCCAGTATGAGGAGGACCGCCGCCGGCGCCTCGGCCACGACGCCGACCGGCCCCACCGGATCAAGTACCGCAAGCTCCAGCGCGGGTGAAGGACGTTTGCCGGTTGAACGTTAAACGTTGAACGTTAGGAGTTCTCCGGCGTTACTGCTCAGTGGTCCGGACGTGTGATCGCCTCCACGTCTTCCAGGCACGCCTCACCGGTCGAGCGGGCTACGGACCGTGGTGCCCCGGTTCAGCACGTGCGTATAGATCATCGTCGTGCGCACGTCCTTGTGGCCGAGCAGCTCCTGGACGGTGCGGATATCATACCCGTCTTCGAGCAGGTGCGTGGCGAAGCTGTGGCGGAACGTGTGGCAAGTGACAGGTTTGCTGAGGTTGGCCTGCCTTCCAGCCTTTCGGACGGCTTTCTGGATCACCGACGGGTGAAGATGGTGGCGACGCAGGACGCCGGAGCGTGGATCACGCGAGCGCTGGGAGGCCGGAAAGACGTATTGCCACCCCTCGCTGTAACCCGCGTTCGGGTACTTTCGGGCGAGCGCGTACGGCAAGGGCGCTTCACCAAAGCCGGCTTCGAGATCTTCCTCATGCAGCAGCCGGACGCGCTGCCATTGCCTTTGCAAGGGGCCATGAAGACGGTCGGGCAACAGGGTGATCCGATCCTTGCCTCCCTTGCCGTCGCGCACGACGAGTTGCCGGTAGCCGAAGTCGAGGTCCTTGACGCGCAGCCGCAGGGCCTCGAGCAGGCGCAAGCCCGAACCATAGAGCAACTGGACGACGAGCCCCGGGGGCCCGATGAGATGGGAGAGGACATCGCCTACCTCGTGGCGGGTCAGCACGACCAGCAACCGTCTGGGACGTCTGGCGCGGGCGTACCCACCGAAGTCACCGAGTTCTCTGTGCAACACATGGCGATACAGGAAGACGAGGGCGTTGAGGGCCTGGTTCTGTGTGGAGGCCGCCACCTGCCGCACTTCGGCCAGAAAACTCAGGTATTCGCGCACGTGTGAAGCCCCGAGTTGTGCCGGATGACGCTTGCCGTGAAAGTAGATAAACCGTTTGATCCACTGGACATAGGCTCGTTCTGTGCTTATACTGTAGTGCCGGGTCCGGCAGACGGACCGAACCTGATCGAGCAACCGGGGTGAAGACGGGTTCATGGTGCTTCATGGGAATATGTGTAAGATATGTTGGTATTATATGGCCCGTGGCGGTATATTGTCAAGCAGGACCGAGAGGTAAGTGCTTGATTGTAGGATGTTTTGCCGGGATGGCGGGCGGGTAATACATGGCCACGGGGCGCGTTGTAACACGGCCCATGGCGGGTTAATAATAGGTTAGGCGCACGGAGAGGCAAGATGGAACCCATATTCGATCGCACAGGAGCTGTCGTCGGTTGGCTCCACGAGGGCCGCATCCTTGATCGGTCGAACCGATATCGCGGTTTTGTCAAGGGCGACGCAGTCTATGCGATGGGCGGCCAATATCTGGGCCGCTTTCGGAATGGATTCTTCAGGGACAGGTCAGGTGGAGCTGTGGCGTTCATTCAGGGCGCATCAGGAGGTCCCCTCCTCCCGATCACACAGATCCCTCCTGTACCTCCGATACCACCCATTCCACCCATCAACCCTGTTCCGCCCATCCCGCCCATTCCACCGGTTGATTCCCTGTCTTGGGGTGTCGATTGGGACGAGTTCTTAAACGGGTGAGCAACGGTGCCTAACAAGCGCTTGCACCTGACGCCGCTCCGCTGCGCTTCGCGGCGCAGGTGAAGCGCAAGCCGTTATACGGCTCTCCAAACGATGAAAGTGAATTGGGTCGGCGCGTATAATCGCGTCTTCGAGATCATCGACAAGCGCGAGCCGGACGGCTGCTACTTCTCAGGTCCTCGTTTCATCGACAAGGTCCGCGAGCTGGACCCTTACTTCCCGAACTATAAGCAGTATCTGAACGACCGACAGGCGAGCGGAAACAGCACGAGCCGCCGCGACTTCTTCTACGACATCCTCATGGGGTTGAGCGAGGGCAACCGGGTGCGTTTACTGAACTCAATTCTGGATGAGGTCGCCTATTGTGACCAGCGGGTAGCCAGCGACGTCCGGGCCATGCTAGCTGGTGGTGATCCCGGACCAACTGCAACTGTCCCAGCGGAGGCGTGGAATTCTGATCGACTCAAGAAGTATCTCGGGCAGATCGACGCGAGCATCGCTGAGCGCGAGTTCAATAGGGCAGTCACGCTCTGTTACACTTGCCTTGAAGGGTTCTACAAGGCGTTTGTCAGAAAGCACATTCCAGAGCAAGCGCGCCAGGATGAGATCATCAAGCTTTCCCGAGCCATTCAGAAGCATCTCCGCACGACGCTGGACTCATACCCGGATGAGGCGCTCAGCATGATCAACCACGTATCGTACACGGTGGACAAAGCTCGAAACGGGTTCAGCGAGTCGCACTTTGATGAAGAGGCTGCTCGCTGGCTCGCAAGCTACATTCGAGACCTAACCAACAGTCAGATACGGTTGCTCATTCACTTTCTCTAGCTTTCTCTAGCACAGAGCCGTATAACCCGCGGCTGCAGGCGGACGCAGGGCTTCACGGTCTTGCTTCGTTCTACCTGCGCCACTTACACTGCCTCGTTCGACCGGCTTTGCTGCCCTGCGCCGCTGAGCCGCATTCTGTTAGGCGCCTACAGGGGTAAGTTTTCCAATCCTAAGCCAGTGGGGAGGTAATACGAGATGAAAAACATTTATGACACTTTACAAAAGGTCTTTTTGACGGCTTTCATAGTAACCTGCCTCTCGGGCTGTCTTCTTTCTGCGGATGATCACAGTGGAAGTGTGATATACGGCCATTGGGTACGTGAACCAGAGAAACCGGAATTAAACGAGCCATGGGAGCGACTAATCTTTAACCAGAGCGGATATTATACGCGTTCGGTATTTGACTATTTCGAGGGTGAGTGGAAGTCGTCCGGTGACTCTTTAAAGTTTGAAGTTACGGAAGACAGCCTTCTTTTGCAGGAAGCACCCGGGAAGCCTCTTATAGCGCACGAACTGGTCAGACTTACAGGAGAACAGTTAGAATACAAAGTATTGGTGAGCAATGAGGAAATCCTGCTCACATGGCGAAGACCGCGTACGGACGATCCTGGGTACTGAGATGGGCTCGCCTGTCTTCAACCTATGCACTTAAATCTCCGTGAGGTGTAACCATGACTTTTCTAACCAACTGCTCAATGGAATACCTGCATGAGGTCCGTCAATCGCGCCTCTTCGCGGTGAGTTTAATGATCTGCATTTTGCTTCTTAGTGCAAAGATTGCGGATGCACAAACATGGACCTGCTACACTGAAACTTCGGGGAGCGCTGCTAAATATGGTTCAGGAAGCTCGTGTTCGTATCCATACACCCCTACCAATGTATCATATAAGGTGAGAATTTTTGTTCATGTGGTACGCCGAACAGATGGAACGGGTGGGCTTACTTCCTCGCAGGTCACCAACGCCATAAACAAAATGGAATCGGATTTTCAATCCGCAGGGATAACCTTTGACCAAATCGGTTCAGGAGAGGTCAGAAGCGATTACTACTACAATTTCGATAATTCCAAGTTCACCGGCTTGATTGGTCAAAATCCTCACGATGACGCGGTTGACATCTACCTGCTCCCTGTTGGCAATTATGGGGGTCGAGCTTCCGGGATTCCTGGAAAGGCTTTGGTCTTGGATGGACAGTATGCTGGAACAAGTGTGCTTTCACATGAAATGGGTCATGCGCTGGGGCTTTTTCATACGCACAGTGGGCGAGGTTGCGGGGACTTTGCTAATTGCCAGGAGGCGGTAGATGGATCAAACTGTTGTGAATGTGGAGATCTGGTTTGCGATACCCCGGCTGATCCTTGCCTCTCAGGTAGAGTAAACACTTCGTGTCAGTACATTGGACCATCAGGGTTCAATCCTGACATTGGAAATATCATGGCTTATACGCTCCCCTCCTGCATGACTCATTTCACAAACGAGCAATATTCGCGGGCGCTTTCCGAAACAGTCAACAAACTTCAGGATGTCTTATCGGAACTGACAGCGAGTACAAATCTCACAATCTCCTCAGGACAAACGTGGAGTCTGAAAAATGCGACGGTGAAGCTGGCCTCTGGGAAGCGGATCTATGTTTACGGCACGCTCAATGCTGACAACACTACCTTCACCGCCAGCGGCAGCGCCTGGAGTGGAATCGTCTTCAACAGCGGGTCCACGGGCACCATCGACGGCAGCACCCTTCAGGCTACGAGCGGCTACGCCGCCGTCCAGATCTCCAGCGCCTCGCCCACCCTCTCCTACTCCACCATCAGCAGCAACACCATCGGCATCTCCGTCAGCGGAAGCAGTAGCTCACCCTCCATCCACCACAATACCATCACCAGCGGCAGCTACGGCCTGCGCTTCTACGACGCAGGCGGCAACGTCTACAACAACACCATCACCAACACCAGCCAGGCCAGTACCGCCGTCATCACCTCCGTCTACGCCGATCCTTATCTCAGTTCCTCAGGCAGTGCCGCCGGTCACAACAAGATCCACGGCTTCTGGCAGGGCCTATGGGCCGAGACCGCCGCGACGATCTGGACTGGCTCGGGGACCAATTGCATCTACAACAACACCTCCTACGACGCCTTTGCAATGGACGGCGGCGTGATCTACGCTGAGAACAACTGGTGGGGCGGCGGCGCACCCTATGTCGATACGGACGAAACGGGCATCGTGGACTACACACCCTACCTGACCGGTGGATCGTGTCCGGCCTCGGGAGCTTCGAAGATGCAGCAGGTGGTTTCGTCCGATGCTTCGAGCGCAGCAGAAGATCTCCAGGGGCAGCTTCTGGCGGCCAAGTGGAAGGCCGTCGAGGGGCAGTATGCGGCGGCCGCCCGGCTGTTCAAGGCGATTGTAGAAGCGGCTCCCTCATCGCAGGAGGCAGGCGTGGCACTGGTTGAGTTGGGGCGTCTGGCGCGTCAGCGAGGCGACGCGGCGCTGGCCTCGTACCTGAGCGGCCAGGTGAGTGCCGGGCACACGCACCGGGCGACGGTGCTGGGGGTGCTCATTGGCTACCACCGAGCACGGAGCGAGGAAGCCGCCGCTCTCGCGTTGGCGACGGCGCTGGAGCAAGAGTACCCCGGGACGTGGCAGGCTTTCTACGGGCAGTGGCAAATGTTCCAGATGCATTTGGAGGCTGGGCACTACACAGATGCGTCGCAGGTATTGGAGCGGATGGAGCCGACGCGGGAGGCAGAGGCCTACGAGTTGGCCCTGGCGCGTGAACGGTTGGCCGAGGTGGCAGGCGTGCACTTTGCGGAGGGGCCACCCGAGGCCCCTGCCAAACAAGGATCGCCGGAGGCGGGCGTGGAGGTGGCCGTCTACCCGAACCCATTCAATCCGGCGACGACGATTCGATACGAGCTAGTGCTGCGTCAAGGATCATCTGCCGGGTAGGATAGTAGCTTCAACAGTCGCTCACTCCTGAAGCCACTTCCTGCCATGGCCAAAAAATACTGCGTCACGCTCAATGACAGTGAACGCCAGCACCTCGATGACCTCATTGAGCGGCGTTCAAAAGGTGTCCCGCCGGTCAAACGAGCCTTCATGCTGCTCAAAGCAGACCAGAGCCAGGGCGCACCGGCCTGGACCGATGAACGCATCGCCGAAAGCTACAACGTCAGTGTCCGAACCGTCGAGCGCTTACGTCGGCGCTTCGTCGAAGAAGGCTTCGAGGTGGCTCTCTACGGCAAAAAACGCGAACCGGTTAAAGAGAAGATCTTCGACGGGCAGGTCGAGGCTCATCTGGTGGCCCTGCGCTGTTCAGAGCCGCCGGAAGGCTTTGCCCGGTGGTCGCTCCGCCTTCTGGCTGACCGTATGATCGAACTCGGTTACGTCGAATCGATCTCGCATGAGAGCGTGCGGCAGTTGCTTAAAAAAACGAACTCAAGCCCTGGCGCGTTAAGTCGTGGGTAATTCCTCAGGCCGATGCCGCCTTCGTCTGCCAGATGGAGCAAGTGCTCGATGTCTACGCCCGGCCCTACGACCCGCTCCGACCGGTTGTGTGCCTCGACGAAGCGCGCAAGCAACTCATCAGCGAGGTGCGACAGCCCTTCACGCGTGCCGACGGGGTGCGGCACGTGGATTACGAGTACAAACGCGAAGGGACCCGCACGCTCTATATGCTCTGCGAGCCCCTGGGCGGCTTCCGGAAGGTGCTCGTCAAGGAGCGTCAGGACCGTTTGACCTGGGCTCGTGTGGTGGCCCACCTCGTCGAAGACCTCTATCCAGACGCCGAGACGATCACGCTGGTTCAGGACAACCTCTCCGCGCACACCGCCTCGGCGCTCTACGAGGTCTTCGACGCCGAGCGCGCCCGGCGCATCGTGCGCAAGTTGGAGATAGTCTCGACGCCGGTGCATGGTTCGTGGTTGAACATGGCCGAGATCGAGCTTTCGGTGCTGGTTCGTCAGGGTCTCTGTCGCCGCATCGGCAATGCATCGCAGTTAGAGGGCGAGATCGCCGCCTGGTACGAGGCGCGCAACGCAAAGCAGCGGGGTGTAGACTGGCAGTTCACGACGGCGGATGCGCGGGTGAAGTTGAAGCGGCTATACCCGTCAATTATAACTTGACACAGCACTAGCCCAGGCAGGGCCGGTGGTGCTCAAGGTGTATGACGTGTTAGGGCGCGAGGTGGCCACGCTCGTCGATGGGATGCAGCAGGCGGGATCGCAAGAGATCCAGTTTGAGGGTGCTGATTTGGCCAGTGGGCTGTACGTATATCGGCTGGAAGCGTCGGGGCAGATCGTAACAGGGCGGATGCTCTTGCAGAAGTAGAGCGGCGCATAACCCGGCAATTCAGCGGACACAGGGCACGTCAGCAATCACCTGTACGATGTGCTCCGTAGCATCGTAGGGGTCGTACTTGCAGGGCGTTGCTTCGCAGCCCTTTGCCGCTGATCGCCAAGACGTTATGCGCCTGAAATTAAGAACGGAAGCTTTGTATGCTGTGATGCCGTACCCATCATTCGAATCGATCACTGCCATGACGGACCGCTCTGCCCACGTTTCGCATCTCACCCTGCTGTTCGTTGGCCTATTCCTGTTTGCATCAGCACAGGCACAGGATTGCCCATTCACCGAAAGCGATGCTATCGCCGACACGCTCAATCCGAAGGGCTATTATCCGCTGGAAATCAATATTGTTCATGAGTATGTGAACAGGAGTGGACCCTTTATCGACTATCTACTTAGCTCGACTTTGTCCTTATGCGGCATAGGCCAACGTGCTGGTTAGCCGCTCAAACAAGGGCCTTGGGATTTTCAACATTTCGGTTCGCTCATGCGACATCGGAAAATCCATAGCTCGCCAGAGCACCATCCGTACGCCGGCCAGCGCGTCACTGAAGGTCGGATGGGGTTTGTCGTACCATGCGCTCCGAGCCACGGTCAACTCCCCCTCGGCATGCAGGCGATCGGCCATCAAGGCAACCAGCGAGAAGAGCCCCAACAGACAGGGCGTCGTGCGCAGGATCGCCGGATCGGACCACTGACGCTGCGTCTCAAACCCGAGGTGGCGACGCACTTCCTCGAAGGTCACCTCTACCGACCAGCGCCGAACGAACCACGTAAGTATGTCTACGGCGCACGCCTGTTGATCCGTGCACAGAAACCCTTTCGGCTCAAGGCGTCCGGCCGGATCGCGCACGAGGACCCACCGCAGCGGTACGACCGGCAGGCCGCTGTGGTACCAGAGGGCGCATCCGGTAGCCACGTCCACCTCGTAGGCTTCTCTTCCATACCACTGGCTCACCTGGAAGCGTCGCCACGCGGTCTTTTCGTCCGAGAGGATCTCGTG
This window contains:
- a CDS encoding right-handed parallel beta-helix repeat-containing protein, giving the protein MTFLTNCSMEYLHEVRQSRLFAVSLMICILLLSAKIADAQTWTCYTETSGSAAKYGSGSSCSYPYTPTNVSYKVRIFVHVVRRTDGTGGLTSSQVTNAINKMESDFQSAGITFDQIGSGEVRSDYYYNFDNSKFTGLIGQNPHDDAVDIYLLPVGNYGGRASGIPGKALVLDGQYAGTSVLSHEMGHALGLFHTHSGRGCGDFANCQEAVDGSNCCECGDLVCDTPADPCLSGRVNTSCQYIGPSGFNPDIGNIMAYTLPSCMTHFTNEQYSRALSETVNKLQDVLSELTASTNLTISSGQTWSLKNATVKLASGKRIYVYGTLNADNTTFTASGSAWSGIVFNSGSTGTIDGSTLQATSGYAAVQISSASPTLSYSTISSNTIGISVSGSSSSPSIHHNTITSGSYGLRFYDAGGNVYNNTITNTSQASTAVITSVYADPYLSSSGSAAGHNKIHGFWQGLWAETAATIWTGSGTNCIYNNTSYDAFAMDGGVIYAENNWWGGGAPYVDTDETGIVDYTPYLTGGSCPASGASKMQQVVSSDASSAAEDLQGQLLAAKWKAVEGQYAAAARLFKAIVEAAPSSQEAGVALVELGRLARQRGDAALASYLSGQVSAGHTHRATVLGVLIGYHRARSEEAAALALATALEQEYPGTWQAFYGQWQMFQMHLEAGHYTDASQVLERMEPTREAEAYELALARERLAEVAGVHFAEGPPEAPAKQGSPEAGVEVAVYPNPFNPATTIRYELVLRQGSSAG
- a CDS encoding IS630 family transposase (programmed frameshift), which gives rise to MAKKYCVTLNDSERQHLDDLIERRSKGVPPVKRAFMLLKADQSQGAPAWTDERIAESYNVSVRTVERLRRRFVEEGFEVALYGKKREPVKEKIFDGQVEAHLVALRCSEPPEGFARWSLRLLADRMIELGYVESISHESVRQLLKKNELKPWRVKSWVIPQADAAFVCQMEQVLDVYARPYDPLRPVVCLDEARKQLISEVRQPFTRADGVRHVDYEYKREGTRTLYMLCEPLGGFRKVLVKERQDRLTWARVVAHLVEDLYPDAETITLVQDNLSAHTASALYEVFDAERARRIVRKLEIVSTPVHGSWLNMAEIELSVLVRQGLCRRIGNASQLEGEIAAWYEARNAKQRGVDWQFTTADARVKLKRLYPSIIT
- a CDS encoding 4-fold beta flower protein; amino-acid sequence: MEPIFDRTGAVVGWLHEGRILDRSNRYRGFVKGDAVYAMGGQYLGRFRNGFFRDRSGGAVAFIQGASGGPLLPITQIPPVPPIPPIPPINPVPPIPPIPPVDSLSWGVDWDEFLNG
- a CDS encoding T9SS type A sorting domain-containing protein, whose product is MVLKVYDVLGREVATLVDGMQQAGSQEIQFEGADLASGLYVYRLEASGQIVTGRMLLQK
- the ettA gene encoding energy-dependent translational throttle protein EttA; amino-acid sequence: MSDQKIIFSMRGVGKRYRSTNKQVLKDIYLSFFYGAKIGVLGLNGAGKSTLLRIIAGLDTDYEGTIDVQKGIRFGYLPQEPELDPTKTVREIVEEGAREAVELLRQYEAVSARFAEPDADFDALMAEQTRLQERIDQIDAWDIDNKLEMAMDALRCPPGETPVAVLSGGERRRVALVRLLLQEPDVLLLDEPTNHLDAESVAWLEQHLARYPGTVIAVTHDRYFLDNVAGWILELDRGRGIPFEGNYTAWLEQKRQRLAVEEKQASKRQKALERELEWVRTSPKGRHAKSKARIAAYERMLEEQQEARDESVEIPIPPGPRLGQTVIEAEAVAKAYGDKLLFEDLTFSLPPGGIIGVIGPNGAGKTTLFRLITGQEEPDAGTLRLGETVVLGYVDQNRPLDPTKTVWEEISGGHDVIRLGNREINSRAYVGRFNFSGSDQQKLVSELSGGERNRVHLAKMLKEGANVLLLDEPTNDLDVNTLRALEEALLNFAGCAVVISHDRWFLDRIATHILAFEGDSRVYWFEGNYAQYEEDRRRRLGHDADRPHRIKYRKLQRG
- a CDS encoding integron integrase, with translation MNPSSPRLLDQVRSVCRTRHYSISTERAYVQWIKRFIYFHGKRHPAQLGASHVREYLSFLAEVRQVAASTQNQALNALVFLYRHVLHRELGDFGGYARARRPRRLLVVLTRHEVGDVLSHLIGPPGLVVQLLYGSGLRLLEALRLRVKDLDFGYRQLVVRDGKGGKDRITLLPDRLHGPLQRQWQRVRLLHEEDLEAGFGEAPLPYALARKYPNAGYSEGWQYVFPASQRSRDPRSGVLRRHHLHPSVIQKAVRKAGRQANLSKPVTCHTFRHSFATHLLEDGYDIRTVQELLGHKDVRTTMIYTHVLNRGTTVRSPLDR